One Etheostoma cragini isolate CJK2018 chromosome 19, CSU_Ecrag_1.0, whole genome shotgun sequence DNA segment encodes these proteins:
- the si:ch211-212k18.7 gene encoding lysosome-associated membrane glycoprotein 1 isoform X5 — protein MKTVVVLAFLACLAVSALSLTEDEKINRRPATVSPAIEFSTNEHPPPPTTKSKTLTTTTPTTTTPTTTTHKPTTHKPTTHKPTTHKPTTPPQPTPPTNLTVGNYTVMANKTAVCVMAHMALQIRLATPKSNGTFIVQPKSTHAVGSCEATKANLTLEFPQGFITFMFNKSIEKNTVYVDAVSFSLNYPLDKKVANGPPYTANNKSMNLFAAKIGHSYSCKSEALYMGDGMYLDVNQDQMQAFNLNKNEFGKPDSCAADKPDYRVAIAVGVTLLVLIIIVVVVYLLGRRKRANGYQSL, from the exons ATGAAGACTGTAGTTGTGCTCGCTTTTTTAGCCTGCCTGGCTGTCTCGG CACTATCATTGACtgaagatgaaaaaataaacagacgTCCTGCAACCGTGTCCCCTGCCATTGAGTTCAGCACCAATGAACACCCTCCCCCACCCACCACCAAGTCTAAAACCCTCACGACTACAACCCCCACGACTACAACCCCCACGACTACAACCCACAAACCTACAACCCACAAACCTACAACCCACAAACCTACAACCCACAAACCTACA ACTCCTCCTCAACCTACTCCCCCCACCAACCTGACTGTAGGAAACTACACCGTGATGGCAAACAAAACAGCGGTGTGTGTGATGGCTCATATGGCACTGCAGATCCGACTGGCAACACCAAAG AGCAATGGAACCTTCATTGTTCAACCAAAGTCTACACATGCAGTAGGAAGTTGTGAGGCAACCAAGGCCAACCTTACCCTTGAGTTCCCACAGGGCTTCATCACTTTCATGTTCAACAAG agcattgaaaaaaataccGTCTACGTCGATGCTGTGTCTTTCAGCCTGAACTACCCCTTAGACAAAAAAG ttgCAAACGGACCCCCGTACACTGCCAACAACAAGTCAATGAATCTCTTCGCTGCAAAGATCGGACACTCGTACTCCTGCAAGAGTGAAGCACTGTACATGGGGGACGGCATGTACCTGGATGTCAATCAAGACCAGATGCAAGCTTTCAATTTAAACAAGAACGAGTTTGGCAAAC CTGACTCCTGTGCAGCTGACAAGCCTGACTACCGTGTTGCCATTGCGGTGGGAGTGACGTTGCTGGTGCTCATCATCATCGTGGTGGTGGTCTACCTTCTGGGCCGCAGGAAGAGGGCCAATGGCTACCAGTCTCTGTGA
- the si:ch211-212k18.7 gene encoding macrosialin isoform X4 gives MKTVVVLAFLACLAVSALSLTEDEKINRRPATVSPAIEFSTNEHPPPPTTKSKTLTTTTPTTTTPTTTTHKPTTHKPTTHKPTTHKPTTHKPTTPPQPTPPTNLTVGNYTVMANKTAVCVMAHMALQIRLATPKSNGTFIVQPKSTHAVGSCEATKANLTLEFPQGFITFMFNKSIEKNTVYVDAVSFSLNYPLDKKVANGPPYTANNKSMNLFAAKIGHSYSCKSEALYMGDGMYLDVNQDQMQAFNLNKNEFGKPDSCAADKPDYRVAIAVGVTLLVLIIIVVVVYLLGRRKRANGYQSL, from the exons ATGAAGACTGTAGTTGTGCTCGCTTTTTTAGCCTGCCTGGCTGTCTCGG CACTATCATTGACtgaagatgaaaaaataaacagacgTCCTGCAACCGTGTCCCCTGCCATTGAGTTCAGCACCAATGAACACCCTCCCCCACCCACCACCAAGTCTAAAACCCTCACGACTACAACCCCCACGACTACAACCCCCACGACTACAACCCACAAACCTACAACCCACAAACCTACAACCCACAAACCTACAACCCACAAACCTACAACCCACAAACCTACA ACTCCTCCTCAACCTACTCCCCCCACCAACCTGACTGTAGGAAACTACACCGTGATGGCAAACAAAACAGCGGTGTGTGTGATGGCTCATATGGCACTGCAGATCCGACTGGCAACACCAAAG AGCAATGGAACCTTCATTGTTCAACCAAAGTCTACACATGCAGTAGGAAGTTGTGAGGCAACCAAGGCCAACCTTACCCTTGAGTTCCCACAGGGCTTCATCACTTTCATGTTCAACAAG agcattgaaaaaaataccGTCTACGTCGATGCTGTGTCTTTCAGCCTGAACTACCCCTTAGACAAAAAAG ttgCAAACGGACCCCCGTACACTGCCAACAACAAGTCAATGAATCTCTTCGCTGCAAAGATCGGACACTCGTACTCCTGCAAGAGTGAAGCACTGTACATGGGGGACGGCATGTACCTGGATGTCAATCAAGACCAGATGCAAGCTTTCAATTTAAACAAGAACGAGTTTGGCAAAC CTGACTCCTGTGCAGCTGACAAGCCTGACTACCGTGTTGCCATTGCGGTGGGAGTGACGTTGCTGGTGCTCATCATCATCGTGGTGGTGGTCTACCTTCTGGGCCGCAGGAAGAGGGCCAATGGCTACCAGTCTCTGTGA
- the si:ch211-212k18.7 gene encoding macrosialin isoform X1 — protein MKTVVVLAFLACLAVSALSLTEDEKINRRPATVSPAIEFSTNEHPPPPTTKSKTLTTTTPTTTTPTTTTHKPTTHKPTTHKPTTHKPTTHKPTTHKPTTHKPTTHKPTTHKPTTHKPTTHKPTTHKPTTHKPTTQKPTTQKPTTQKPTTQKPTTTKPTPPQPTPPTNLTVGNYTVMANKTAVCVMAHMALQIRLATPKSNGTFIVQPKSTHAVGSCEATKANLTLEFPQGFITFMFNKSIEKNTVYVDAVSFSLNYPLDKKVANGPPYTANNKSMNLFAAKIGHSYSCKSEALYMGDGMYLDVNQDQMQAFNLNKNEFGKPDSCAADKPDYRVAIAVGVTLLVLIIIVVVVYLLGRRKRANGYQSL, from the exons ATGAAGACTGTAGTTGTGCTCGCTTTTTTAGCCTGCCTGGCTGTCTCGG CACTATCATTGACtgaagatgaaaaaataaacagacgTCCTGCAACCGTGTCCCCTGCCATTGAGTTCAGCACCAATGAACACCCTCCCCCACCCACCACCAAGTCTAAAACCCTCACGACTACAACCCCCACGACTACAACCCCCACGACTACAACCCACAAACCTACAACCCACAAACCTACAACCCACAAACCTACAACCCACAAACCTACAACCCACAAACCTACAACCCACAAACCTACGACCCACAAACCTACAACCCACAAACCTACGACCCACAAACCTACGACCCACAAACCTACGACCCACAAACCTACGACCCACAAACCTACGACCCACAAACCTACAACCCAAAAACCTACAACCCAAAAACCTACAACCCAAAAACCTACAACCCAAAAACCTACAACCACCAAACCTACTCCTCCTCAACCTACTCCCCCCACCAACCTGACTGTAGGAAACTACACCGTGATGGCAAACAAAACAGCGGTGTGTGTGATGGCTCATATGGCACTGCAGATCCGACTGGCAACACCAAAG AGCAATGGAACCTTCATTGTTCAACCAAAGTCTACACATGCAGTAGGAAGTTGTGAGGCAACCAAGGCCAACCTTACCCTTGAGTTCCCACAGGGCTTCATCACTTTCATGTTCAACAAG agcattgaaaaaaataccGTCTACGTCGATGCTGTGTCTTTCAGCCTGAACTACCCCTTAGACAAAAAAG ttgCAAACGGACCCCCGTACACTGCCAACAACAAGTCAATGAATCTCTTCGCTGCAAAGATCGGACACTCGTACTCCTGCAAGAGTGAAGCACTGTACATGGGGGACGGCATGTACCTGGATGTCAATCAAGACCAGATGCAAGCTTTCAATTTAAACAAGAACGAGTTTGGCAAAC CTGACTCCTGTGCAGCTGACAAGCCTGACTACCGTGTTGCCATTGCGGTGGGAGTGACGTTGCTGGTGCTCATCATCATCGTGGTGGTGGTCTACCTTCTGGGCCGCAGGAAGAGGGCCAATGGCTACCAGTCTCTGTGA
- the si:ch211-212k18.7 gene encoding macrosialin isoform X3 — translation MKTVVVLAFLACLAVSALSLTEDEKINRRPATVSPAIEFSTNEHPPPPTTKSKTLTTTTPTTTTPTTTTHKPTTHKPTTHKPTTHKPTTHKPTTHKPTTHKPTTTQKPTTTKPTPPQPTPPTNLTVGNYTVMANKTAVCVMAHMALQIRLATPKSNGTFIVQPKSTHAVGSCEATKANLTLEFPQGFITFMFNKSIEKNTVYVDAVSFSLNYPLDKKVANGPPYTANNKSMNLFAAKIGHSYSCKSEALYMGDGMYLDVNQDQMQAFNLNKNEFGKPDSCAADKPDYRVAIAVGVTLLVLIIIVVVVYLLGRRKRANGYQSL, via the exons ATGAAGACTGTAGTTGTGCTCGCTTTTTTAGCCTGCCTGGCTGTCTCGG CACTATCATTGACtgaagatgaaaaaataaacagacgTCCTGCAACCGTGTCCCCTGCCATTGAGTTCAGCACCAATGAACACCCTCCCCCACCCACCACCAAGTCTAAAACCCTCACGACTACAACCCCCACGACTACAACCCCCACGACTACAACCCACAAACCTACAACCCACAAACCTACAACCCACAAACCTACAACCCACAAACCTACAACCCACAAACCTACAACCCACAAACCTACGACCCACAAACCTACAACC ACCCAAAAACCTACAACCACCAAACCTACTCCTCCTCAACCTACTCCCCCCACCAACCTGACTGTAGGAAACTACACCGTGATGGCAAACAAAACAGCGGTGTGTGTGATGGCTCATATGGCACTGCAGATCCGACTGGCAACACCAAAG AGCAATGGAACCTTCATTGTTCAACCAAAGTCTACACATGCAGTAGGAAGTTGTGAGGCAACCAAGGCCAACCTTACCCTTGAGTTCCCACAGGGCTTCATCACTTTCATGTTCAACAAG agcattgaaaaaaataccGTCTACGTCGATGCTGTGTCTTTCAGCCTGAACTACCCCTTAGACAAAAAAG ttgCAAACGGACCCCCGTACACTGCCAACAACAAGTCAATGAATCTCTTCGCTGCAAAGATCGGACACTCGTACTCCTGCAAGAGTGAAGCACTGTACATGGGGGACGGCATGTACCTGGATGTCAATCAAGACCAGATGCAAGCTTTCAATTTAAACAAGAACGAGTTTGGCAAAC CTGACTCCTGTGCAGCTGACAAGCCTGACTACCGTGTTGCCATTGCGGTGGGAGTGACGTTGCTGGTGCTCATCATCATCGTGGTGGTGGTCTACCTTCTGGGCCGCAGGAAGAGGGCCAATGGCTACCAGTCTCTGTGA
- the si:ch211-212k18.7 gene encoding lysosome-associated membrane glycoprotein 1 isoform X6 encodes MKTVVVLAFLACLAVSALSLTEDEKINRRPATVSPAIEFSTNEHPPPPTTKSKTLTTTTPTTTTPTTTTHKPTTHKPTTHKPTTPPQPTPPTNLTVGNYTVMANKTAVCVMAHMALQIRLATPKSNGTFIVQPKSTHAVGSCEATKANLTLEFPQGFITFMFNKSIEKNTVYVDAVSFSLNYPLDKKVANGPPYTANNKSMNLFAAKIGHSYSCKSEALYMGDGMYLDVNQDQMQAFNLNKNEFGKPDSCAADKPDYRVAIAVGVTLLVLIIIVVVVYLLGRRKRANGYQSL; translated from the exons ATGAAGACTGTAGTTGTGCTCGCTTTTTTAGCCTGCCTGGCTGTCTCGG CACTATCATTGACtgaagatgaaaaaataaacagacgTCCTGCAACCGTGTCCCCTGCCATTGAGTTCAGCACCAATGAACACCCTCCCCCACCCACCACCAAGTCTAAAACCCTCACGACTACAACCCCCACGACTACAACCCCCACGACTACAACCCACAAACCTACAACCCACAAACCTACAACCCACAAACCTACA ACTCCTCCTCAACCTACTCCCCCCACCAACCTGACTGTAGGAAACTACACCGTGATGGCAAACAAAACAGCGGTGTGTGTGATGGCTCATATGGCACTGCAGATCCGACTGGCAACACCAAAG AGCAATGGAACCTTCATTGTTCAACCAAAGTCTACACATGCAGTAGGAAGTTGTGAGGCAACCAAGGCCAACCTTACCCTTGAGTTCCCACAGGGCTTCATCACTTTCATGTTCAACAAG agcattgaaaaaaataccGTCTACGTCGATGCTGTGTCTTTCAGCCTGAACTACCCCTTAGACAAAAAAG ttgCAAACGGACCCCCGTACACTGCCAACAACAAGTCAATGAATCTCTTCGCTGCAAAGATCGGACACTCGTACTCCTGCAAGAGTGAAGCACTGTACATGGGGGACGGCATGTACCTGGATGTCAATCAAGACCAGATGCAAGCTTTCAATTTAAACAAGAACGAGTTTGGCAAAC CTGACTCCTGTGCAGCTGACAAGCCTGACTACCGTGTTGCCATTGCGGTGGGAGTGACGTTGCTGGTGCTCATCATCATCGTGGTGGTGGTCTACCTTCTGGGCCGCAGGAAGAGGGCCAATGGCTACCAGTCTCTGTGA
- the si:ch211-212k18.7 gene encoding macrosialin isoform X2 translates to MKTVVVLAFLACLAVSALSLTEDEKINRRPATVSPAIEFSTNEHPPPPTTKSKTLTTTTPTTTTPTTTTHKPTTHKPTTHKPTTHKPTTHKPTTHKPTTHKPTTHKPTTTQKPTTTKPTPPQPTPPTNLTVGNYTVMANKTAVCVMAHMALQIRLATPKSNGTFIVQPKSTHAVGSCEATKANLTLEFPQGFITFMFNKSIEKNTVYVDAVSFSLNYPLDKKVANGPPYTANNKSMNLFAAKIGHSYSCKSEALYMGDGMYLDVNQDQMQAFNLNKNEFGKPDSCAADKPDYRVAIAVGVTLLVLIIIVVVVYLLGRRKRANGYQSL, encoded by the exons ATGAAGACTGTAGTTGTGCTCGCTTTTTTAGCCTGCCTGGCTGTCTCGG CACTATCATTGACtgaagatgaaaaaataaacagacgTCCTGCAACCGTGTCCCCTGCCATTGAGTTCAGCACCAATGAACACCCTCCCCCACCCACCACCAAGTCTAAAACCCTCACGACTACAACCCCCACGACTACAACCCCCACGACTACAACCCACAAACCTACAACCCACAAACCTACAACCCACAAACCTACAACCCACAAACCTACAACCCACAAACCTACAACCCACAAACCTACGACCCACAAACCTACAACCCACAAACCTACGACC ACCCAAAAACCTACAACCACCAAACCTACTCCTCCTCAACCTACTCCCCCCACCAACCTGACTGTAGGAAACTACACCGTGATGGCAAACAAAACAGCGGTGTGTGTGATGGCTCATATGGCACTGCAGATCCGACTGGCAACACCAAAG AGCAATGGAACCTTCATTGTTCAACCAAAGTCTACACATGCAGTAGGAAGTTGTGAGGCAACCAAGGCCAACCTTACCCTTGAGTTCCCACAGGGCTTCATCACTTTCATGTTCAACAAG agcattgaaaaaaataccGTCTACGTCGATGCTGTGTCTTTCAGCCTGAACTACCCCTTAGACAAAAAAG ttgCAAACGGACCCCCGTACACTGCCAACAACAAGTCAATGAATCTCTTCGCTGCAAAGATCGGACACTCGTACTCCTGCAAGAGTGAAGCACTGTACATGGGGGACGGCATGTACCTGGATGTCAATCAAGACCAGATGCAAGCTTTCAATTTAAACAAGAACGAGTTTGGCAAAC CTGACTCCTGTGCAGCTGACAAGCCTGACTACCGTGTTGCCATTGCGGTGGGAGTGACGTTGCTGGTGCTCATCATCATCGTGGTGGTGGTCTACCTTCTGGGCCGCAGGAAGAGGGCCAATGGCTACCAGTCTCTGTGA